Within the Spirochaetota bacterium genome, the region CGATGCTGGGCGACACCGGCGTCGCGGTGAACCCGGAGGACGAGCGCTACACGGAGCTTATCGGCCGGACGGTGACCCTCCCGCTCATGAACAGGGAGATCCCGGTATTCCCCGACAGCTTCGTGGACAAGAGCTTCGGCACGGGGCTCGTGAAGGTGACTCCGGCCCACGACCCGAACGATTTCGAGATGGGCAAGCGGCACAATCTCGAGGAAATAAACATCCTGGACCCGCGCGGGTTCATCAACGAGAACGGCGGTCCCTACAAAGGGATGTCGCGCTTCGACGCCCGCGAAAAGGTCGTCCAGGATCTGAAGGCGCTGGGGCTGCTCGTCAAGATCGAGGACCACGCGCATTCGGTGGGACACTGCTACCGCTGCTCCACCGTGATCGAGCCCTACCTTTCGAAGCAGTGGTTCGTGGAGATCAAGCCCCTCGCCCAGGAAGCCATACACAAGGTCAAGGACGGAAGCATCCGCTTCGTTCCCCAGAACTGGGAGAAGACCTATTTCGAATGGATGTACAACGTCCGCGACTGGTGCATTTCCCGCCAGCTCTGGTGGGGCCATCGCATTCCGGCGTTCTACTGCGACGACTGCGGGCACATCACCGTCGCGATGGAGGACCCGGCCGCGTGCGAAAAATGCGCGTCGAAAAACATCCGCCAGGACGCGGACGTGCTCGACACATGGTTTTCATCGGCGCTGTGGCCCTTCTCGACCCTGGGCTGGCCCGACAAGACCCAGGCCCTCAAAAAATACTATCCCACGAGCGTCCTCGTCACGGGGTTCGATATCATCTTCTTCTGGGTCGCGCGCATGATCATGATGGGACTCAAGTTCATGGGAGACGTGCCCTTCCGCGACGTTTACATTCACGCGCTCGTGCGCGACGAGCAGGGCCACAAGATGAGCAAGTCGCGCGGCAACGTGATCGACCCGCTCATCATGATGGACAAATACGGCACCGACGCGTTCCGATTCACCCTCGCGATATTCGCCGCGCAGGGCCGCGACGTGATACTTTCCGAAAAGCGCATCGAGGGATACCGCGCCTTCTCCAACAAGATCTGGAACGCGACGCGCTACGTTCTCATGAACCTTGGCGAGGGATTCACGCCCGGGAAGATCGAGCCCGGCACGCTCGAGCGTTTCGACCGGTGGATCCTCCACCGCCTGAACGCCTGCGTCCGCGAGGTGACGAAGGGCCTCGAGGAATACCGGTTCAACGAGGCGGCCTACGCGATCTACGAGTTCTGGTGGCACGAGTTCTGCGACTGGTACCTGGAGCTCACGAAGCCCCGCCTGTACGGCACCGACGCCGACTCCTCGGAATGCGCGAAACAGGTGCTCTACCACGTGCTGCACGCGTCGCTCCGGCTCCTGCATCCCTTCATGCCCTTCATCACCGAGGAGATATGGAGCATTATCGCCGCCCCCGCCCAGGGCCTGCTCATCAACGCCCCCTGGCCGGTTGTCGAAGACCGGTTCGCATTCGAGAAGGACAGCGCCGAAACCGAGCTTTTCAAGGAGCTCGTGTACAAGATCCGGAACATTCGCGGCGAGATGAACATCCCGCCGGACAAGAAAGCGAACGTCGTCTTCAAGACCGCGGACAGTGCGATGATCAGCCTGATCCAGGCCGAATCGACGCACATAAACTCCAATGCGAAGGTCGATACCATTTCAATCGACGCCAATTACATTCCCGACAAGACGGATGCCGCCGCCGTAATTCAGGGCTGCGAGATCTTCGTTCCCATGAAGGGACTCATTGATTTCGCAAAAGAGCGCGCGCGCCTGGAAAAGGAGATCGCACGCCTCACGGGCGAGCTCGATCGCGCCGAGCTCAAGCTCTCGAATGAAAACTTCGTGAGCCGCGCACCCCAGGCCGTAATCGAGAAAGAACGCGCGAAACTCGACGAGATGAAGGGCCTGCGCGCAAAGCTGGAAGAAAGCCTCGCGAAACTTCCCTGACGGGAATAGAACTGGCGGGACAATGATATCGTTCGATCTTGAGTGTGAGTCCGGACATCGCTTCGAGGGAAGCTTCAGGGACTACGAGGCCTACGCCGGGCAGTTGGAGCGAAAACTCGTGCGCTGTCCCCTGTGCGACAGCCCCGACGTAAAACGCCTCTTTACCGGATGCTCCGTCCAGGCCCGGCCCGCCGGGCCGCTCAAACCGGCCGATCCTTCGCAGAACATCTTCGCGATGCTCCGGCGCATGGAGCGATTCGTGAAGGAAAACTTCGATCACGTGGGAAGGGATTTCGCGGAAACCGCGCGCGCCATTCATTACGGCCAGGAACCGGAGCGCGGCATCTACGGCGAATCCACCGTACAGGAAATGAAGGAGCTGCACGAAGAGGGCATCGGCGTGCTCCCCCTTCCGGACGTGAACAAGATCGAGAACTAACCGGCACACTGCCCGTACCTAAATAATCGGTAATTGCAGTCTCATTGCGCGTCATGCCCGGTAGTCTGATTATTAACTATGCCGCTCGAAAATCCACCATTGTTATCGAGGAATACACGTGAACAACAAGGAACCCTGGCTCGCGGTGAATCTCTCAATGCTTTTTCCCGGTTTCGGCCAACTCTACTCTGGAAAGGCGTTAAAGGGATATATCCTGATTACGATCGAGGCCGCGCTGATTGTTTCCACGGTGGCGTTATGGGTACAGGGATCACTGGGGGGATTTTTAACCGGCTTCGGCGGCAGTATCCTACTCGTGTGGAATCTTTTCGATGCGCATTCCAGTTCCCGTTCAGGAAATGAAGACTCGTTCGAGACATCGAGGAAGGCGGGTAAGGATGCCTGGCTGGGCATTTTCCTCACTCGAATACTTCCCGGGCTTGGACATTTTTACATGGGCCAGGCCGTACGGGGTTGTGCGGTGCTCGTCCTGTACATCGCCATGAATTATGCCTTAGTGCTCCTTTCGGGAAGTGTAGCCGGCGCGATCCTGGGGTTGGCCGCCAGCATCGCATATTTAGCTGCTGCGTGCTGTTTGCTTTATATTACCGAAAAAAATCCCCTGAGATACCCCCTGCTTCATATCAAATATTTCATTGCGGGCATGTCGATAGTCACAATCATTACATTTTCCGGAGCGCTCCTGGTCCGTACGTACATCATCCAGGCCTATACCCTGCCTACCGGCTCGATGGAGGATACGCTCCTGACCGGGGACCATTTTATCATGGAAAAACTCTCGTACAATAACGTCGATTCGACGGACCCCGGCCGCGGCATCGGGCACGGCGATATTATCGTATTCACGCCTCCGGGAACTCCCGTACAGGAACATGTAAAAAGATGTATTGCGGTTCCCGGGGATATCGTGTCGATCAAAAATGGGGAAGTTTTCCTGAACGGCGCCAAACTGGAAGAGCCCTACGCCAAGGGCGAAACTACGTATTCCGGAATTGAAGCCGGACGCATCGAGGGGACCGTCCCCCAGGGAAAGATCGTCGTGCTCGGCGACAATCGAAGGAATTCGCTGGACAGCAGGGGATTCGGATATGTGCCCGTGGAAAATGTCACCGGCCGGGTGATACTCCTGTATTGGAATACCAGGCAGATTCTAAAAATGGATTTTTCCAGGATCGGCAAGGTCCGGTAGAACCTAAAAGGCGCGGGGGCCGATACGCAATGCGCCGGACCCGCGCGCCCCTCGCTCACAGGAAGCCGTTTTCCCTGTACCACGCGAACGCGTCGTCGATCATCGCCTGGACCGGCGTAACGCAGTAACCGAGCTCCCGCGCCGCCTTCGCCGAATCGTAGAACGCGCACACCGACATGTACCGCGCCATGCCCGGGTCGACCTCCGGGGGCTTGCGTGTAACGCGCGAGACCGCCTCGCAGATATGCCCATACGCGGTGAATACTGCCGGGGGCATCGTGACCCCGGGCGCGTGCTTCCCGAATTTCTGCGCTATCTTCTCGAACAGGTCGCGGTAGGTAATGTTCTCCCCGGCGCAGATATAGCCCTCCCCGCCCCTGCCCTTCTTCACCGCGGCGATATGCGCCCCGGCGACGTCGCGCACGTGAGCGAAGCTCGCGCCGCCGGGCGGGCAGGCGGGCACCTTCCCGTCCCGAAGATCGAAGAAGAGGCGTCCGTACTGAAGGGTGAAATCGAAGGGTCCCATCATGCTCCCCGGATAAATCACGACCACCTTGAGCTTCTTCCCGTTGAACGCCTTCACGCGCCGCTCTCCCTCGCGCTTCGTATCGGCGTAATTATATCCGGTGCCGCCGTAATTGTAGTCGGGCCATGACTCGTCCGCGATGCCCCCGGGGAAATAGCCGAGCGCGTCCACGGTGCTCGTGTGCACCAGGGTCTTCACCCCATGCTTCAGGCACGCCTCGGCCACGTTCACCGGACCCTCGGTGTTGATGCGGCGCTGGCGGTCGAAATGGTTCCTCCACCAGGAGGTGTCGCCCGCGATATGGAAGACCGCGTCCACCCCCTTCACGGCGCGCCCGACATCCGCCGGATCCGTCACATCGCCGTACGCGATCTCCACCGGAAGGCTCGCTATGTACTTTGCGTTCGATCCCGGAAGGCCGAACGCGCGCACCTTCCATTTCAGGCGCACGAGCTCGTGCACCATGTTCGCGCCCAAAAATCCCGTCGCGCCGGTCACCAGGCATTTCATGGCATACCTTCCGTTTCGTATAAGCGATTGCCGCGTGTGGAAGCATAACCCCATTTCGGATGAATTTCAAGCAACTATTCGGGACCGGATAGCGGGGGCTATTCCCTGTTTTTCAGGAAGCTGAGCGCCGATACGACGATATAGGCGACCGGAACGAAAATATTCAGCCAGTAGCCGAACAGGATCCGGTGCGGATCCGCCTTCGTGAGCTCGTGCGCAAGGGGCATGTAGATAATCCAGAAGAGATAGTAGAGATTGATGCCCGCACGCACGTAGACGCGGAAGCGGTGGGGGAAATACAGCGACGCGATCATCACCGCGACGATGCCGATAAGGTAGACGCCAATCGGGTTGTTGATGGAAAAGTTTGCTTCGAATATGTAGAAGTCGGCGATGGGAAGAATCACCGCGAAGAAGGCCGGGATGGTCGTGAGCGCGATGAATTTTTCGATGAACTCGAGGTCCTGGTATTTTTCCCAGACGTGGGTGAGCAGCCTCATCGCGAGATCGAAAAGGTAAAGAATCAGGTCGTAAAGCCTGGCGACGCTCCAGGACAGGAGATCGACGATTTCGTGAAAAATGCCGCGCAGCGCATACGTATTCATGATTCCATTTCCACAATTTCAGAATCGTCCGGAAATTCGAACCGCACCGGATATTCATCCACCACCCGCCTCATTTTGTCAAGCTGCTCGCGCCATCCCAGGCCCGCCTCAGGGTACACATGGGTCACGTACACCCGCGGGGGAAGGCTGCCGGCACGCAGGAGCTGAAGGATGTTTTCGGTATTGAGGTGGCCCGGGTAGGCGTCGTCGCCGGTGATGCCCCATTCCATGACCGCGATATCGGCTCCCGCGAACAGGCGGGCGAGCCCTTCCGACCAGCCCGTGTCCCCGGTTATCGCGATTCGGACCCCCCCGGCCTCTACGAGGTAGCCGGTCGAGTATTCCCCATGCGCGAGCCCGTGTGAGGTGATCCGGTAAAAAGACCCCGTATGCGTCCCGCCGCGGGCGAGCTCGACCAGCTTTACCTCGAAGGGGACGGGATAGTCTCCCATGAAGGGCAACAGCCTCTGTTCGTAAAAA harbors:
- a CDS encoding valine--tRNA ligase → MELPSSYDPVDVEKKWYRVWEEGNHFHAREDDGKPPYTIVIPPPNVTGSLHMGHALNNTLQDILTRWKRMQGFSAMWMPGMDHAGIATQNVVERLLRQEGKDKNDLGREKFVARVWEWKAHYGGQIENQLRSLGCSLDWPRERFTLDEGLSRAVRTVFVTLYKEGLIYQGYKIINWCPRCETALSDIETEYKDLPGKLYYIKYPVSGTGDFITVATTRPETMLGDTGVAVNPEDERYTELIGRTVTLPLMNREIPVFPDSFVDKSFGTGLVKVTPAHDPNDFEMGKRHNLEEINILDPRGFINENGGPYKGMSRFDAREKVVQDLKALGLLVKIEDHAHSVGHCYRCSTVIEPYLSKQWFVEIKPLAQEAIHKVKDGSIRFVPQNWEKTYFEWMYNVRDWCISRQLWWGHRIPAFYCDDCGHITVAMEDPAACEKCASKNIRQDADVLDTWFSSALWPFSTLGWPDKTQALKKYYPTSVLVTGFDIIFFWVARMIMMGLKFMGDVPFRDVYIHALVRDEQGHKMSKSRGNVIDPLIMMDKYGTDAFRFTLAIFAAQGRDVILSEKRIEGYRAFSNKIWNATRYVLMNLGEGFTPGKIEPGTLERFDRWILHRLNACVREVTKGLEEYRFNEAAYAIYEFWWHEFCDWYLELTKPRLYGTDADSSECAKQVLYHVLHASLRLLHPFMPFITEEIWSIIAAPAQGLLINAPWPVVEDRFAFEKDSAETELFKELVYKIRNIRGEMNIPPDKKANVVFKTADSAMISLIQAESTHINSNAKVDTISIDANYIPDKTDAAAVIQGCEIFVPMKGLIDFAKERARLEKEIARLTGELDRAELKLSNENFVSRAPQAVIEKERAKLDEMKGLRAKLEESLAKLP
- the lepB gene encoding signal peptidase I, translated to MNNKEPWLAVNLSMLFPGFGQLYSGKALKGYILITIEAALIVSTVALWVQGSLGGFLTGFGGSILLVWNLFDAHSSSRSGNEDSFETSRKAGKDAWLGIFLTRILPGLGHFYMGQAVRGCAVLVLYIAMNYALVLLSGSVAGAILGLAASIAYLAAACCLLYITEKNPLRYPLLHIKYFIAGMSIVTIITFSGALLVRTYIIQAYTLPTGSMEDTLLTGDHFIMEKLSYNNVDSTDPGRGIGHGDIIVFTPPGTPVQEHVKRCIAVPGDIVSIKNGEVFLNGAKLEEPYAKGETTYSGIEAGRIEGTVPQGKIVVLGDNRRNSLDSRGFGYVPVENVTGRVILLYWNTRQILKMDFSRIGKVR
- a CDS encoding DUF1178 family protein, with amino-acid sequence MISFDLECESGHRFEGSFRDYEAYAGQLERKLVRCPLCDSPDVKRLFTGCSVQARPAGPLKPADPSQNIFAMLRRMERFVKENFDHVGRDFAETARAIHYGQEPERGIYGESTVQEMKELHEEGIGVLPLPDVNKIEN
- a CDS encoding ribonuclease Z, which produces MSLTLAFLGTGTCNATPRNPSSLALSNGEEIICVDFGGGAYHQLSRLDHTAFNYKNLAAVFLTHFHVDHVSGLPDLLWGEMWDRSGRREDPLVLGGPHGLGNFYEQRLLPFMGDYPVPFEVKLVELARGGTHTGSFYRITSHGLAHGEYSTGYLVEAGGVRIAITGDTGWSEGLARLFAGADIAVMEWGITGDDAYPGHLNTENILQLLRAGSLPPRVYVTHVYPEAGLGWREQLDKMRRVVDEYPVRFEFPDDSEIVEMES
- a CDS encoding NAD-dependent epimerase/dehydratase family protein; this translates as MGLCFHTRQSLIRNGRYAMKCLVTGATGFLGANMVHELVRLKWKVRAFGLPGSNAKYIASLPVEIAYGDVTDPADVGRAVKGVDAVFHIAGDTSWWRNHFDRQRRINTEGPVNVAEACLKHGVKTLVHTSTVDALGYFPGGIADESWPDYNYGGTGYNYADTKREGERRVKAFNGKKLKVVVIYPGSMMGPFDFTLQYGRLFFDLRDGKVPACPPGGASFAHVRDVAGAHIAAVKKGRGGEGYICAGENITYRDLFEKIAQKFGKHAPGVTMPPAVFTAYGHICEAVSRVTRKPPEVDPGMARYMSVCAFYDSAKAARELGYCVTPVQAMIDDAFAWYRENGFL